The Terriglobales bacterium genome has a segment encoding these proteins:
- a CDS encoding TldD/PmbA family protein, which yields MLSRDDARKLIDQVLSYSKADDCQVTIGERDLAQTRFAVNSITTSGRSDGVAIYIWSTKDRRTGQVATNETSEDALRKAVARSEELAGFAPPDPEYVEPLSPQKYPEIPSYDAATAAAAQKEILSAVKTAVEASQAKGVVSSGYYERTASALALGNKRGNFAYATRTRAEYSLTSRTPDGTGSGWASAEGHRMGDVDGARIAGIAIDKAVLSRKPRPLEPGKYTVVLESAAVSDLLAYMFGLGGVFDARAAEEGRSLFTRRGGGTRLGEKMFSEKITVRSDPFDSRNPGRPWVGNVEVEIGGVGQIFFGGAGVAGPSYLPTEKIDWIEKGVVKNLVYTRYWAEKKGVNPTPLPAANLVMEGEDHSVEDLVRSTERGLLVTHFWYIRYVNLQTVQVTGLTRDGLFWIENGKITHPVMNFRFNESPANVLANVEMLGRPELSDNRIVPAMKVRDFTFSSVSDAV from the coding sequence ACCTTGCGCAGACGCGTTTCGCCGTGAACAGCATCACCACCAGCGGGCGCTCCGATGGCGTTGCCATCTACATCTGGTCCACCAAGGACCGGCGGACCGGCCAGGTCGCGACTAATGAGACCTCGGAAGACGCGCTGCGCAAAGCCGTGGCGCGGTCAGAGGAACTGGCCGGTTTCGCGCCGCCCGATCCGGAATACGTCGAGCCGCTCAGCCCGCAGAAGTACCCGGAGATTCCCTCGTACGATGCGGCCACCGCCGCAGCGGCGCAGAAGGAGATCCTGAGTGCAGTGAAGACAGCCGTCGAGGCCTCGCAGGCCAAGGGCGTGGTCTCCTCCGGGTACTACGAGCGCACGGCTTCGGCCCTCGCCCTGGGCAACAAACGCGGCAATTTCGCCTATGCGACGCGCACGCGCGCGGAGTACTCGCTGACCTCACGGACGCCGGACGGCACCGGCTCGGGCTGGGCCTCAGCCGAAGGACATCGCATGGGCGACGTCGACGGCGCCCGCATCGCCGGCATCGCCATCGACAAAGCGGTGCTCTCCCGGAAGCCTCGGCCGCTGGAACCCGGCAAGTACACCGTCGTCCTTGAGTCGGCAGCCGTTTCGGATCTGCTCGCGTACATGTTTGGCCTCGGCGGCGTGTTCGACGCCCGTGCCGCCGAAGAAGGACGCTCGCTGTTCACCCGGCGCGGCGGCGGTACCCGGCTGGGCGAGAAGATGTTCTCCGAGAAGATCACCGTGCGCTCCGATCCCTTCGACTCGCGCAATCCCGGCCGTCCCTGGGTAGGCAACGTAGAGGTCGAGATCGGCGGCGTAGGGCAGATCTTCTTCGGGGGAGCAGGCGTCGCGGGCCCCAGCTATCTGCCCACAGAAAAGATCGACTGGATCGAAAAGGGCGTGGTGAAGAACCTGGTCTACACCCGCTACTGGGCGGAGAAGAAAGGCGTCAATCCGACGCCGCTGCCGGCGGCCAACCTGGTGATGGAAGGCGAAGACCACTCCGTCGAAGACCTGGTGCGTTCGACCGAGCGCGGCCTGCTGGTGACGCACTTCTGGTACATCCGCTACGTCAATCTGCAGACCGTGCAGGTCACCGGGCTGACCCGCGACGGCCTGTTTTGGATCGAGAACGGCAAGATCACGCACCCGGTCATGAACTTCCGCTTCAACGAAAGCCCCGCCAACGTGCTGGCCAACGTCGAAATGCTGGGCCGCCCCGAGCTTTCCGACAACCGCATCGTGCCCGCCATGAAGGTGCGGGATTTCACCTTCTCGAGCGTCTCAGACGCGGTGTAA
- a CDS encoding methyltransferase domain-containing protein — protein MMSPDEILQQEFNRWAEEGRGEEMEKHHLDITEKTLRLMDLRPGERVLDLGCGVGWATRILARLVGDGPQGHGQVVGLDISDEMVRRARAASREFENIMYVWGSAEQIPWEENYFDKVLSVESFYYYPDQERALAELFRVMAPRGRLYILINLYRDNPYTLRWVEELKVPVHARSEAEYVELLRRNAFEEVRALRIPDDTPTPDEYTGKWFKNAEELRDFKRIGALLLVAQKPNVRNPAPAYQIY, from the coding sequence ATGATGTCACCCGACGAGATCCTGCAACAGGAATTCAACCGCTGGGCCGAAGAGGGCCGCGGCGAGGAGATGGAGAAGCACCATCTCGATATAACCGAGAAGACGTTGCGGCTGATGGACCTGCGTCCGGGCGAGCGCGTGCTCGACCTGGGATGCGGCGTGGGCTGGGCCACGCGCATCCTGGCGCGCCTGGTGGGAGACGGTCCGCAGGGCCACGGCCAGGTGGTGGGTCTCGATATCTCCGACGAGATGGTTCGCCGCGCGCGCGCGGCCTCGCGCGAGTTCGAGAACATCATGTACGTGTGGGGCTCAGCGGAGCAGATCCCCTGGGAGGAAAACTACTTCGACAAGGTGCTTTCGGTCGAGTCGTTCTATTACTACCCGGATCAGGAGCGAGCCCTGGCGGAACTGTTCCGGGTAATGGCGCCGCGCGGGCGGCTCTACATCCTGATCAACCTGTACAGGGACAATCCCTACACGCTGCGCTGGGTGGAGGAGCTGAAGGTCCCGGTGCACGCGCGCTCGGAAGCGGAGTATGTCGAGCTGTTGCGGAGGAACGCCTTCGAAGAAGTGCGCGCGTTGCGTATCCCCGACGACACGCCCACACCCGACGAGTACACGGGCAAGTGGTTCAAGAACGCCGAGGAATTGCGCGACTTCAAGCGCATCGGAGCGCTGCTCTTGGTGGCGCAGAAGCCGAACGTGCGGAACCCGGCGCCGGCCTATCAGATCTACTGA
- a CDS encoding APC family permease, with amino-acid sequence MSTSSASKAVPAPHTHVRASRGLLQVLGVGFGLAVIIGNTIGAGILRTPGEVAAQLPNVWIFLAVWVAGGLYALLGAFSISELSAMTPRSGGYYVFTRRALGEFPGFAVGWTDWLAQCGTTAAVSIVIGEYADVLLRRHAPTHPQLFGREIPIAITVTIGMALLQWRGIRWGSLIQNITSAAKALGFVALVAAIFALAPRTPEVAPTPLPAGLPLLVALVLAAQAVIYTYDGWYGAIYFGEELRDPGRDAPRSTIWGVVSLTAIYVLVNAALVYTLPIGAIAKDKLALGTAAATIFGDWTITVISLLMIVSMLSGINAYHLMASRITFAMSRDGLLPPVVARVNPGGTPTTALLLSTVGSVGLTLLPLLRVGEKRPFEDVLAVTTFFFVTDYFLAYLAVFLLRRREPAAPRPYRAWGYPWTTALALLGSLAFLAGALAGDTRNSLYALAVLAGCYPVFLVQRFVRVRR; translated from the coding sequence ATGTCTACTTCTTCCGCCTCCAAGGCCGTCCCCGCGCCGCACACGCATGTCCGCGCTTCCCGGGGTTTGCTGCAGGTTCTGGGCGTAGGCTTCGGACTGGCGGTCATCATCGGCAACACTATCGGCGCGGGCATCCTGCGTACGCCGGGCGAGGTGGCGGCGCAACTGCCGAACGTGTGGATCTTCCTCGCCGTGTGGGTGGCCGGAGGCCTGTACGCGCTGCTGGGCGCGTTCTCCATCTCCGAACTCAGCGCCATGACGCCGCGCTCGGGCGGCTATTACGTTTTCACCCGCAGGGCGCTGGGTGAGTTTCCCGGCTTCGCCGTCGGCTGGACGGACTGGCTGGCCCAATGCGGCACTACCGCCGCCGTATCTATCGTCATCGGCGAGTATGCCGACGTGCTTCTGCGCCGCCACGCGCCCACGCACCCTCAACTGTTCGGCCGCGAGATTCCCATCGCCATCACGGTCACCATCGGCATGGCGTTGCTGCAGTGGCGCGGCATCCGCTGGGGCAGTCTCATCCAGAACATCACCAGCGCGGCCAAGGCCCTGGGATTCGTGGCCCTGGTGGCCGCCATCTTCGCGCTCGCGCCCCGCACGCCGGAAGTCGCGCCCACGCCGCTGCCCGCTGGCCTGCCCCTGCTGGTGGCGCTGGTACTGGCGGCGCAAGCCGTCATCTACACCTATGACGGCTGGTATGGCGCCATCTATTTCGGCGAAGAGCTGCGCGATCCCGGCCGCGACGCTCCGCGCTCCACCATATGGGGCGTGGTCTCGCTGACGGCCATCTATGTCCTGGTCAACGCCGCGCTGGTGTACACGCTACCGATCGGCGCCATCGCCAAAGACAAGCTGGCGCTGGGTACGGCGGCCGCCACCATCTTCGGCGACTGGACCATCACCGTCATCAGCCTGCTGATGATCGTCTCCATGCTCAGCGGCATCAACGCCTACCATCTGATGGCCAGCCGCATCACCTTCGCCATGAGCCGCGACGGCTTGCTGCCGCCCGTGGTGGCCCGCGTGAACCCCGGCGGCACGCCGACCACCGCGCTGCTGCTGAGCACCGTGGGCAGCGTCGGACTCACCCTGCTGCCTCTGCTGCGGGTGGGCGAGAAGCGTCCCTTCGAGGACGTGCTCGCGGTCACTACCTTCTTCTTCGTGACTGACTATTTCCTCGCCTACCTGGCCGTCTTCCTGCTCCGTCGTCGCGAGCCGGCTGCGCCGCGTCCCTACCGCGCCTGGGGGTACCCGTGGACCACGGCGCTGGCGCTCCTGGGCTCGCTCGCTTTCCTCGCCGGAGCCTTGGCGGGCGACACCCGCAACAGCCTGTATGCCCTCGCCGTACTGGCCGGCTGTTACCCCGTTTTTCTTGTTCAGCGGTTCGTCAGAGTACGGCGCTAG
- a CDS encoding cupin domain-containing protein — MLVFHTMELREARAKAGHAYREFLRTAGLSAGLYELPAGAEDKQKPHTEDEIYYVVSGRAKFFSDGDGTARHLDVGPGSVIFVGANADHRFHDITEDLVLLVFFGPAEGSRAK, encoded by the coding sequence ATGCTGGTGTTTCATACGATGGAACTGAGGGAGGCGCGGGCCAAAGCGGGCCATGCGTACCGCGAATTCCTGCGCACGGCCGGGCTGAGCGCAGGCCTCTACGAACTGCCGGCGGGCGCCGAGGACAAGCAAAAGCCACACACCGAAGACGAGATCTATTACGTGGTAAGCGGGCGCGCGAAGTTCTTCTCCGACGGCGACGGTACCGCCCGGCACCTGGACGTCGGGCCGGGATCGGTGATCTTCGTGGGCGCTAACGCCGACCATCGCTTCCATGACATCACCGAAGACCTAGTGCTGCTGGTGTTCTTCGGCCCGGCCGAAGGGTCGAGGGCGAAGTAA
- a CDS encoding aromatic ring-hydroxylating dioxygenase subunit alpha, whose translation MERPLEQVLADYDDKATLAQAWTIPASWYTDARLAELERRRVFGRTWQMVGRAEQVAEPGQYVTAEVAGEPVVVVRGEDRVLRAFYNVCRHHAAAVMTEPAGTCSLMRCPYHSWTYGLDGSLKGTPDFAGVADFDRAANGLLPVRVETWEQFVFVNLDLQAPNFADHLGGMAARIAPLNLGSLHFVERRVFPLQCNWKVFVDNYLDGGYHVPYLHKGLSSVLDYAGYTIECEDRYCLQSSPVKAEGGEAATAAVRKGEALYFWLYPNLMLNWYEGYLDTNLVLPSGIDRCQVIFDFYFADVSEKAAEHNRKSIEVSQRVQDEDHAICESVQRGLNSRAYRAGRLSVRREAGEHLFHRLLAKDLKSGLERERAAAD comes from the coding sequence ATGGAACGTCCTCTCGAACAAGTCCTCGCCGATTACGACGACAAGGCCACGCTCGCCCAGGCCTGGACCATCCCCGCCTCCTGGTACACGGATGCGCGCCTCGCGGAGCTCGAGCGCCGCAGGGTTTTCGGCCGCACCTGGCAGATGGTGGGCCGCGCCGAACAGGTGGCCGAGCCGGGACAATACGTCACCGCCGAGGTCGCCGGTGAGCCGGTCGTCGTCGTGCGCGGCGAGGACCGTGTGCTGCGCGCCTTCTACAACGTGTGCCGGCACCACGCCGCCGCGGTGATGACCGAGCCGGCAGGCACGTGCTCCCTCATGCGCTGCCCGTACCATTCCTGGACCTACGGTCTGGACGGCTCGCTCAAAGGCACGCCGGATTTCGCCGGCGTCGCCGATTTTGACCGCGCCGCCAATGGCCTGCTGCCCGTTCGCGTCGAAACCTGGGAACAGTTCGTCTTCGTCAACCTCGACCTGCAGGCTCCCAACTTTGCCGATCACCTCGGCGGCATGGCGGCGCGCATCGCCCCGCTCAACCTGGGTTCGCTGCACTTCGTCGAACGTCGCGTCTTCCCGTTGCAATGCAACTGGAAAGTCTTCGTGGATAACTACCTCGACGGCGGCTACCACGTCCCGTATTTGCACAAGGGGCTGAGCAGCGTGCTCGACTACGCCGGCTACACCATCGAGTGCGAGGACCGCTACTGCCTGCAGTCCTCGCCGGTGAAAGCGGAGGGCGGCGAAGCGGCCACCGCCGCTGTCCGCAAAGGAGAGGCCCTTTACTTCTGGCTCTACCCCAACCTCATGCTGAACTGGTACGAGGGCTATCTCGACACCAACCTCGTTCTGCCGTCGGGCATCGACCGCTGCCAGGTAATCTTCGACTTCTACTTTGCCGATGTCAGCGAGAAAGCGGCCGAGCACAACCGCAAAAGTATCGAGGTCAGCCAGCGCGTACAGGACGAGGACCACGCTATCTGCGAATCCGTGCAGCGCGGGCTGAATTCACGCGCCTACCGCGCCGGCCGCCTCTCCGTCCGCCGCGAAGCCGGCGAGCACCTGTTCCACCGCTTGCTGGCGAAAGACCTCAAGAGTGGCTTGGAACGCGAGAGAGCGGCGGCAGACTAG
- the purU gene encoding formyltetrahydrofolate deformylase gives MKNTAILLVSCPDRKGLSAAIADFIFRNNGNILHSDQHQDPELDLFLMRVEWDLAGFAIAPGDFERHFAPLAGRFKMQWRLALSSHRPRVAIFVSRYDHCLVDLLYRHQAGELACDIPCIVSNHPDNRRWAEFYRIPYHEVAVTKENKAEAERQQVELIEKQGVDLVVLARYMQVLSKNFTDRYPQRIINIHHSFLPAFVGARPYHQAYQRGVKLIGATSHYVTEALDEGPIIEQDVVRVSHRDTLEDLMQKGRDLEKVVLSRAVRWHIESRILLYANKTVVFD, from the coding sequence ATGAAGAACACCGCCATCCTGCTGGTCAGTTGTCCGGACCGCAAAGGGCTCTCGGCGGCGATTGCGGACTTCATCTTCCGCAACAACGGCAACATCCTGCACTCGGATCAGCACCAGGACCCGGAACTCGATTTGTTCCTGATGCGTGTGGAGTGGGACCTGGCGGGCTTCGCCATCGCGCCGGGGGACTTTGAGCGCCACTTCGCACCGCTGGCCGGGCGGTTCAAGATGCAGTGGAGGCTGGCCCTTTCCAGCCACCGGCCGCGGGTGGCCATCTTCGTTTCACGCTATGATCATTGCCTGGTCGATCTGCTCTACCGGCACCAGGCGGGCGAACTGGCCTGCGACATTCCCTGCATCGTCAGCAATCACCCCGACAACCGGCGCTGGGCAGAGTTCTATCGCATCCCATATCACGAGGTCGCTGTCACGAAAGAGAATAAGGCGGAAGCAGAACGGCAGCAGGTAGAGCTCATCGAGAAGCAGGGCGTCGATCTCGTGGTGCTCGCCCGTTACATGCAAGTTCTCTCGAAAAACTTCACCGACCGCTATCCGCAACGCATCATCAACATCCACCATTCGTTCCTGCCGGCGTTCGTGGGTGCGAGGCCGTACCACCAGGCGTACCAGCGCGGCGTGAAGCTGATCGGAGCAACCAGCCACTATGTGACCGAAGCGCTGGACGAAGGACCCATCATCGAGCAGGACGTGGTGCGGGTCTCGCATCGCGACACGCTCGAAGACCTGATGCAGAAGGGCAGGGACCTGGAGAAGGTTGTGCTGTCACGCGCGGTGCGGTGGCACATCGAAAGCAGGATCCTGCTGTATGCGAACAAGACGGTGGTGTTCGACTAG
- a CDS encoding NAD(P)/FAD-dependent oxidoreductase has protein sequence MRDIVIVGGGHNALVTAFYLARAGRKPLVLERRAAVGGAAVTEEFHPGFRCSTLAHAAGPLRADVVRDMQLERHGLRMVHPDPRLFAPAPDGRALVLYEDTARTVRQIAALSTKDAAAYPKFCQALERLGGFLGKLLATTPPEIENPTTGELWGLLRTGRDLRKLGDKDLYRLLRWMPMAAADLVAEFFETELLRASIAARGIFGSFAGPWSAGSGALLLLRAACDPHPAGPACFASGGMGALTEAMAAAAQQAGAQIRTGAEVARILVKDGLATGVVLANGEEIVAQKVVSSADPRRTFLQLIDPVHLTPTFILRMESYRAPGVTAKVNLALGGLPKFTALQDLGDGSDNMLAGRIHIGPEIDYLERAFDASKYGDFSPEPYLDVMIPSLSDPSLAPAGKHVMSVTMQFAPYKLKNGDWNNRREELGRVVLETLERYAPGLASLVVGGEVITPLDLEQAYGLTGGHIFHGDLALDQIFTMRPLLGWARYRTPIRGLYLCGSGTHPGTGLTGGSGANAAREILKDLRQ, from the coding sequence GTGCGCGACATCGTGATCGTGGGCGGCGGGCACAACGCCCTGGTCACCGCTTTTTACCTGGCGCGCGCGGGACGCAAGCCGCTGGTGCTGGAGCGGCGCGCCGCGGTGGGCGGCGCCGCAGTCACGGAAGAGTTCCATCCCGGATTCCGCTGCTCGACGCTGGCGCACGCCGCAGGCCCGCTTCGTGCCGACGTGGTGCGCGACATGCAGCTCGAGCGCCACGGTTTGAGGATGGTCCATCCCGATCCGCGGCTGTTCGCACCTGCGCCAGACGGCCGGGCGCTCGTGCTCTATGAAGACACGGCGCGCACGGTGCGGCAGATCGCCGCGCTCTCGACCAAGGATGCAGCGGCCTATCCGAAATTCTGCCAAGCCCTGGAGCGGCTGGGCGGTTTCCTGGGCAAGCTGCTGGCCACGACGCCGCCCGAGATCGAGAATCCCACGACCGGCGAGCTGTGGGGCCTGCTGCGCACGGGTCGCGACCTGCGGAAGCTGGGTGACAAAGACCTGTACCGGCTGCTGCGCTGGATGCCGATGGCGGCGGCCGACCTGGTGGCCGAGTTCTTCGAGACCGAGCTGCTGCGCGCCTCGATCGCGGCGCGCGGCATTTTTGGCAGCTTTGCCGGGCCATGGTCGGCGGGCTCGGGGGCGCTGCTGCTGCTGCGCGCAGCGTGCGACCCGCATCCGGCGGGTCCGGCGTGCTTTGCCAGCGGCGGCATGGGCGCGCTCACCGAGGCCATGGCTGCCGCGGCACAGCAGGCGGGCGCGCAGATCCGCACCGGCGCCGAAGTCGCCCGGATCCTGGTGAAGGACGGCTTGGCCACGGGCGTCGTGCTGGCCAACGGGGAAGAGATTGTCGCGCAAAAGGTGGTTTCCAGCGCCGACCCGCGGCGCACGTTCCTGCAACTGATCGACCCGGTACACCTTACGCCCACCTTCATCCTGCGCATGGAGAGTTACCGCGCGCCCGGTGTCACGGCGAAAGTGAATCTGGCGCTGGGCGGCCTACCGAAGTTCACCGCGCTGCAGGATTTGGGCGACGGCAGCGACAACATGCTGGCGGGAAGAATCCACATCGGTCCGGAGATCGACTACCTGGAGCGCGCGTTCGACGCCTCGAAGTACGGCGACTTCTCGCCAGAGCCGTACCTGGACGTGATGATTCCCTCGCTTTCCGATCCTTCGCTCGCGCCGGCGGGCAAGCACGTGATGAGCGTGACCATGCAGTTTGCTCCTTACAAACTCAAGAACGGAGACTGGAACAACCGACGCGAGGAGCTGGGCCGCGTGGTGCTGGAAACGCTGGAGCGCTACGCTCCCGGCTTGGCGTCGCTGGTGGTGGGCGGAGAAGTGATCACGCCGCTCGACCTGGAGCAGGCGTACGGCCTGACCGGCGGGCACATCTTCCACGGCGACCTGGCGCTGGACCAGATCTTCACCATGCGGCCGCTGCTGGGCTGGGCGCGCTACCGCACACCCATCCGCGGGCTGTACCTGTGCGGTTCGGGGACGCACCCCGGGACGGGACTCACGGGCGGATCGGGCGCGAATGCGGCGAGAGAGATATTGAAAGACCTGAGACAGTAG
- a CDS encoding NAD(P)/FAD-dependent oxidoreductase — translation MAQKYDVIVIGGGHNGLVNAAYLAKAGKKVLLLERRHVLGGAACTEEVFPGFKFSVCSYVVSLLRPEIIRDLDLPRHGLEILPLDGTFTPMPSGDYLWRVNDHAKTRREIARHSRLDAEAYEEFGKAMVQLCRFVKPILAMTPPDPTKLAWKELSKLLFLGKRFKALPEEEKYLHVRLMTMSAVDFLDQWFETDVLKATMSASGIIGTFLGVRSPGTAYVLLHHYMGEIDGAFRSWGFARGGTGAISNSIAAAAREAGAEIRTESPIARILVREGKATGVVLENGDEFHADVVSSSVDPRLTFVKMIERGHLPDDFLEEVNRYKFRGSSGKVNMALDGLPNFTCLPGAGLHLRGAISISPSVDYMERAYDDAKYGRYSRRPYIDIVIPSLTDPSVAPPGKHVMSCFVQYAPYKLNGDWDKEREAFGDTVVETIAEHAPNLRNIILHRQVVTPLDLEREWGLSEGNIFQGELSLEQLFFLRPVPGWAQYRTPIQNLYMCGSATHPGGGIMGAPGRLAALEILKDGKGR, via the coding sequence ATGGCCCAGAAATACGACGTCATCGTCATCGGCGGAGGCCACAATGGCCTGGTCAACGCCGCTTATCTGGCCAAGGCGGGCAAGAAAGTCCTGCTGCTGGAGAGGCGCCACGTGCTGGGCGGGGCGGCCTGCACGGAAGAAGTCTTCCCCGGCTTCAAGTTCTCGGTGTGCTCGTACGTAGTGTCGCTGCTGCGGCCGGAGATCATCCGCGACCTCGACTTGCCGCGCCACGGGCTGGAAATCCTGCCGCTCGACGGCACGTTCACGCCCATGCCCAGCGGCGATTACCTGTGGCGAGTGAACGACCACGCCAAAACCCGACGCGAGATCGCGCGCCATTCGCGGCTGGATGCGGAGGCGTACGAAGAGTTCGGCAAGGCGATGGTGCAGCTTTGCCGGTTCGTGAAGCCCATCCTGGCAATGACGCCGCCCGATCCTACGAAGCTGGCGTGGAAGGAGCTGAGCAAGCTGCTGTTCCTGGGCAAGCGCTTCAAGGCGCTTCCGGAGGAGGAGAAGTACCTGCACGTGCGCCTGATGACCATGAGCGCCGTGGACTTCCTGGACCAGTGGTTCGAGACCGACGTGTTGAAGGCGACCATGTCGGCCTCGGGCATCATCGGGACGTTCCTGGGCGTGCGCTCGCCGGGGACGGCGTACGTGCTGCTGCACCACTACATGGGAGAGATCGACGGCGCGTTCCGCTCCTGGGGATTCGCGCGCGGCGGCACCGGCGCCATCTCCAATTCCATCGCTGCGGCGGCGCGCGAGGCGGGGGCGGAGATACGGACCGAGTCGCCCATTGCTCGCATCCTGGTGCGGGAAGGGAAGGCAACAGGCGTGGTGCTGGAGAACGGCGACGAGTTCCACGCCGACGTGGTCTCCTCGAGCGTCGATCCGCGGCTGACGTTCGTGAAGATGATCGAGCGCGGCCACCTGCCCGATGACTTTCTGGAAGAAGTGAACCGCTACAAGTTCCGCGGGTCGTCAGGCAAGGTGAACATGGCGCTGGACGGGCTGCCGAACTTCACCTGCCTGCCCGGCGCGGGGCTGCACCTGCGCGGTGCGATCTCCATCTCCCCCAGCGTCGACTACATGGAGCGCGCCTACGACGACGCCAAGTACGGCCGCTACTCGCGGCGCCCGTACATCGACATCGTGATTCCCAGCCTGACCGATCCATCCGTCGCGCCGCCGGGCAAGCACGTGATGTCCTGCTTCGTGCAGTACGCGCCCTACAAACTGAACGGCGACTGGGACAAGGAGCGGGAAGCCTTCGGGGACACGGTAGTAGAAACCATCGCCGAGCACGCGCCCAACCTGCGGAACATCATCCTGCACCGGCAGGTGGTGACGCCGCTCGACCTGGAGCGGGAGTGGGGACTTTCGGAGGGCAACATCTTCCAGGGCGAGTTGTCGCTGGAGCAGCTTTTCTTCCTGCGTCCGGTGCCGGGCTGGGCGCAGTACCGCACGCCCATTCAAAACCTGTACATGTGCGGCTCGGCGACCCATCCCGGGGGCGGCATCATGGGCGCGCCGGGCAGGCTGGCGGCGCTGGAAATCCTGAAAGACGGGAAAGGCAGGTAG
- a CDS encoding aminomethyltransferase family protein, whose amino-acid sequence MPIGTAFHERTFALCESLNYREWSGYYTVSAYETHHEHEYNAIRNSVALIDVSPLFKYLVTGRDATRLVNRIIARDIHKVAVGQVIYCCWCDEQGKVIDDGTITRLESNAYRWTAADPSLRWFRQNALGMQVEVTEISEQVAALALQGPASGLLLKKITEADIENLKYFRMTRGTIAGVPVDISRTGYTGDLGYEIWIPWERALMVWDAITDAGREFDLHPAGMLALDIARIEAGLLLIEVDYISSRRAMIEAQKFSPYEIGLGKMVHLDKQDPFIGQQALIEEHKRGPARQLVGLEIHWPEVEELYESVGLAPQAPAQASRVHVPVYDRGKQVGKATSTTWSPTLKKMIALASIATPHAAAGTVLELELTVEAVRYTVGATVVPLPFFNPRRKTATPLSKVDPFAE is encoded by the coding sequence GTGCCCATCGGAACCGCCTTCCACGAACGCACCTTCGCGCTCTGTGAGAGCTTGAACTACCGCGAGTGGTCCGGCTATTACACGGTCAGCGCCTACGAGACCCATCACGAGCACGAGTACAACGCCATCCGCAACTCGGTGGCGCTCATCGATGTCTCTCCGCTCTTCAAGTATCTGGTCACCGGCCGCGACGCCACGCGCCTGGTGAACCGCATCATTGCCCGCGACATTCACAAGGTCGCCGTCGGTCAGGTGATCTACTGCTGCTGGTGCGATGAGCAGGGCAAGGTGATCGACGACGGCACCATCACCCGCCTCGAATCCAACGCCTACCGCTGGACCGCCGCCGACCCCAGCCTGCGCTGGTTCCGCCAGAACGCGCTGGGCATGCAGGTGGAGGTTACGGAGATCTCCGAGCAGGTCGCAGCGCTCGCGCTGCAGGGTCCCGCCTCCGGGCTCCTGCTCAAGAAGATCACCGAAGCGGACATCGAGAACCTCAAGTACTTCCGCATGACGCGCGGCACGATCGCCGGCGTTCCCGTGGACATCTCGCGTACCGGCTATACCGGCGACCTCGGCTACGAGATCTGGATCCCCTGGGAGCGCGCGCTGATGGTCTGGGACGCCATTACCGATGCGGGCCGTGAATTCGACCTCCATCCCGCCGGCATGCTTGCGCTTGACATCGCCCGCATCGAGGCCGGCCTGCTCCTGATCGAAGTGGACTACATCAGCAGCCGCCGCGCCATGATTGAAGCCCAAAAGTTCTCGCCCTATGAGATCGGCCTGGGCAAGATGGTGCATCTCGACAAGCAGGACCCGTTCATCGGACAGCAGGCGCTGATCGAAGAGCATAAACGCGGTCCGGCGCGCCAGCTCGTCGGCCTGGAGATCCACTGGCCCGAGGTCGAAGAGCTCTACGAATCCGTGGGCCTGGCGCCGCAGGCGCCCGCGCAGGCCTCGCGCGTGCATGTCCCGGTCTACGATCGCGGCAAGCAGGTCGGCAAAGCGACCTCCACCACCTGGTCGCCGACGCTCAAGAAGATGATCGCGCTGGCCAGCATCGCCACGCCGCACGCCGCCGCCGGCACCGTGCTCGAACTCGAACTCACCGTGGAGGCCGTGCGCTACACCGTGGGCGCGACCGTGGTGCCGCTTCCCTTCTTCAACCCCAGGCGCAAGACGGCCACGCCGCTCTCCAAGGTCGACCCCTTCGCCGAGTAG